The following proteins are encoded in a genomic region of Ostrea edulis chromosome 7, xbOstEdul1.1, whole genome shotgun sequence:
- the LOC125653768 gene encoding hepatocyte growth factor receptor-like isoform X1: protein MGTFQERILKCNQHNIATAAYYSAKEHLYVAFGTGRGSLEAGPSSVVCRFRDIKEQFDDDFKSCYTYLTSSGYTPPRWKNCNNDRKYMCKRNKNFTLDNFCTKDRHLDGIENLEHWNPHKVSLIQTDNSKLFTSVYAQNLTGHSSEILWVGTSDGLLLKADSNSPKVYGRFDLTKNRSIKIEADVETDQSGSYAYFLYGNKVSKFPLYSCQFHTTCGACVKSNDSLVCGWCKDACLQEGECSTTWYNTSCPPFIHKISLESGPVEGGTVLYLTGENFGKPNISSSSVSIGTSKCEEIEWNDTNICCNLTSSENGPFTSQIIVEIHPQKSINGYEIKGKSEVGVFNFSFKVPVVTSMSPSFGPRRGNTIVTITGNNLDIGSNTVLSMCEVIRKSSSNLVCKINECLLVQSGRVGMKYTKQCPYCDDVIMEIDRFKTVINGTFCYKQNPHIERISRTSTTTSGELKFKIKGRQFDSVHNYVFRSVINATHNEDMNCTQTNGTELMCETPDLTNMSIVHSSLQVVVLLENDDFYWKHWTKGQPFYIRVHQDPEIEGLKEILSDTHLLELQGRNLEGLQTEDIRVTLDDIDCPMVDVTPTSLKCDLTIAIDQYQILERGLALRTKISIGNLDISLGYVTIQHQGNETIVPVTLISVSRFCYFDINK from the exons ATGGGCACGTTTCAAGAAAGAATATTAAAGTGTAATCAGCATAATATTGCAACTGCTGCTTATTATTCTGCGAAAGAGCATTTGTATGTGGCTTTCGGAACCGGACGTGGGTCTTTGGAAGCTGGGCCTTCCTCAGTAGTCTGCAGATTCCGGGATATAAAAGAACAATTTGACGATGATTTTAAGAGTTGTTACACCTATTTGACAAGTTCCGGATATACTCCTCCGAGATGGAAAAACTGCAACAATGACAgaaaatacatgtgtaaaagaaataaaaat TTTACGCTGGACAACTTCTGTACAAAAGATAGGCATTTAGatggaattgaaaatttagAGCACTGGAACCCTCATAAAGTTTCATTGATACAAACAGACAACAGTAAATTGTTCACATCCGTTTACGCTCAGAATCTAACAGGGCATTCAAGTGAAATACTATGGGTCGGAACCAGCGATGGACTGCTTTTAAag GCAGATAGCAACTCACCTAAAGTATATGGCAGATTTGATCTGACAAAAAACAGAAGCATCAAGATAGAAGCGGATGTAGAAACAGATCAGAGTGGGTCGTACGCTTATTTTCTATACGGAAATAAG GTTTCGAAATTCCCATTATACTCGTGCCAATTTCACACGACCTGTGGAGCATGTGTAAAGAGTAATGATTCTTTGGTATGTGGTTGGTGTAAAGATGCTTGTCTGCAGGAAGGGGAGTGTTCAACCACGTGGTACAATACAAGCTGTCCGCCATTCATTCACAag ATTTCTCTAGAAAGCGGTCCAGTAGAGGGTGGCACCGTGCTTTATTTGACGGGAGAAAATTTTGGGAAACCCAATATTTCGTCTTCCTCGGTATCCATTGGAACATCCAAATGTGAAGAGATCGAATGGAACGAtacaaa CATATGTTGTAACCTGACATCATCAGAAAATGGACCCTTTACAAGTCAAATCATAGTAGAAATCCATCCCCAAAAGTCTATAAATGGCTACGAAATTAAAGGAAAATCAGAAGTAGGCGTATTCAACTTCTCATTCAAG GTTCCGGTGGTGACGTCTATGAGTCCTTCGTTTGGTCCACGACGCGGTAATACCATCGTAACCATCACTGGGAACAATCTAGACATTGGTTCCAATACCGTTCTATCCATGTGTGAAGTTATCAg GAAAAGTTCTTCCAACCTTGTCTGCAAAATAAATGAGTGTCTGCTTGTTCAATCTGGCAGAGTGGGTATGAAATACACCAAACAGTGTCCGTATTgtgatgacgtcataatggagaTTGACAGATTTAAAACCGTTATCAATGGAACATTTTGTTACAAGCAAAACCCTCATATCGAAAGAATTTCACGTACAAGTACCACCACAAG TGGTGAGTTGAAGTTCAAAATAAAAGGACGTCAATTTGATTCTGTTCACAATTACGTCTTTCGTTCTGTGATAAATGCCACGCATAATGAAGATATG AATTGTACGCAGACCAATGGTACAGAACTGATGTGCGAGACGCCGGATTTAACGAACATGTCTATTGTACACAGTAGTTTACAAGTCGTTGTACTTCTGGAGAACGACGACTTCTATTGGAAACACTGGACCAAGGGCCAGCCATTTTACATAAGAGTTCATCAAGATCCTGAGATCGAGGGCTTGAAAGAAATTTTAAGCGACACACATCTTCTGGAGCTACAG GGAAGGAACCTTGAGGGCTTACAAACAGAGGATATACGTGTTACACTAGATGACATAGACTGCCCTATGGTGGATGTAACACCGACATCGTTGAAGTGCGACCTGACAATTGCTATAGATCAATATCAGATTCTGGAGAGGGGTTTGGCACTAAGAACTAAG ATATCAATTGGAAATCTAGATATTTCTCTTGGATACGTGACCATTCAACACCAAGGTAACGAGACGATAGTCCCAGTAACTTTGATAAGTGTGTCACGATTCTGTTActttgatataaataaatag
- the LOC125653768 gene encoding hepatocyte growth factor receptor-like isoform X2 has translation MGTFQERILKCNQHNIATAAYYSAKEHLYVAFGTGRGSLEAGPSSVVCRFRDIKEQFDDDFKSCYTYLTSSGYTPPRWKNCNNDRKYMCKRNKNFTLDNFCTKDRHLDGIENLEHWNPHKVSLIQTDNSKLFTSVYAQNLTGHSSEILWVGTSDGLLLKADSNSPKVYGRFDLTKNRSIKIEADVETDQSGSYAYFLYGNKVSKFPLYSCQFHTTCGACVKSNDSLVCGWCKDACLQEGECSTTWYNTSCPPFIHKISLESGPVEGGTVLYLTGENFGKPNISSSSVSIGTSKCEEIEWNDTNICCNLTSSENGPFTSQIIVEIHPQKSINGYEIKGKSEVGVFNFSFKVPVVTSMSPSFGPRRGNTIVTITGNNLDIGSNTVLSMCEVIRKSSSNLVCKINECLLVQSGRVGMKYTKQCPYCDDVIMEIDRFKTVINGTFCYKQNPHIERISRTSTTTSGELKFKIKGRQFDSVHNYVFRSVINATHNEDMNCTQTNGTELMCETPDLTNMSIVHSSLQVVVLLENDDFYWKHWTKGQPFYIRVHQDPEIEGLKEILSDTHLLELQGRNLEGLQTEDIRVTLDDIDCPMVDVTPTSLKCDLTIAIDQYQILERGLALRTKISIGNLDISLGYVTIQHQGKGLVYSNGR, from the exons ATGGGCACGTTTCAAGAAAGAATATTAAAGTGTAATCAGCATAATATTGCAACTGCTGCTTATTATTCTGCGAAAGAGCATTTGTATGTGGCTTTCGGAACCGGACGTGGGTCTTTGGAAGCTGGGCCTTCCTCAGTAGTCTGCAGATTCCGGGATATAAAAGAACAATTTGACGATGATTTTAAGAGTTGTTACACCTATTTGACAAGTTCCGGATATACTCCTCCGAGATGGAAAAACTGCAACAATGACAgaaaatacatgtgtaaaagaaataaaaat TTTACGCTGGACAACTTCTGTACAAAAGATAGGCATTTAGatggaattgaaaatttagAGCACTGGAACCCTCATAAAGTTTCATTGATACAAACAGACAACAGTAAATTGTTCACATCCGTTTACGCTCAGAATCTAACAGGGCATTCAAGTGAAATACTATGGGTCGGAACCAGCGATGGACTGCTTTTAAag GCAGATAGCAACTCACCTAAAGTATATGGCAGATTTGATCTGACAAAAAACAGAAGCATCAAGATAGAAGCGGATGTAGAAACAGATCAGAGTGGGTCGTACGCTTATTTTCTATACGGAAATAAG GTTTCGAAATTCCCATTATACTCGTGCCAATTTCACACGACCTGTGGAGCATGTGTAAAGAGTAATGATTCTTTGGTATGTGGTTGGTGTAAAGATGCTTGTCTGCAGGAAGGGGAGTGTTCAACCACGTGGTACAATACAAGCTGTCCGCCATTCATTCACAag ATTTCTCTAGAAAGCGGTCCAGTAGAGGGTGGCACCGTGCTTTATTTGACGGGAGAAAATTTTGGGAAACCCAATATTTCGTCTTCCTCGGTATCCATTGGAACATCCAAATGTGAAGAGATCGAATGGAACGAtacaaa CATATGTTGTAACCTGACATCATCAGAAAATGGACCCTTTACAAGTCAAATCATAGTAGAAATCCATCCCCAAAAGTCTATAAATGGCTACGAAATTAAAGGAAAATCAGAAGTAGGCGTATTCAACTTCTCATTCAAG GTTCCGGTGGTGACGTCTATGAGTCCTTCGTTTGGTCCACGACGCGGTAATACCATCGTAACCATCACTGGGAACAATCTAGACATTGGTTCCAATACCGTTCTATCCATGTGTGAAGTTATCAg GAAAAGTTCTTCCAACCTTGTCTGCAAAATAAATGAGTGTCTGCTTGTTCAATCTGGCAGAGTGGGTATGAAATACACCAAACAGTGTCCGTATTgtgatgacgtcataatggagaTTGACAGATTTAAAACCGTTATCAATGGAACATTTTGTTACAAGCAAAACCCTCATATCGAAAGAATTTCACGTACAAGTACCACCACAAG TGGTGAGTTGAAGTTCAAAATAAAAGGACGTCAATTTGATTCTGTTCACAATTACGTCTTTCGTTCTGTGATAAATGCCACGCATAATGAAGATATG AATTGTACGCAGACCAATGGTACAGAACTGATGTGCGAGACGCCGGATTTAACGAACATGTCTATTGTACACAGTAGTTTACAAGTCGTTGTACTTCTGGAGAACGACGACTTCTATTGGAAACACTGGACCAAGGGCCAGCCATTTTACATAAGAGTTCATCAAGATCCTGAGATCGAGGGCTTGAAAGAAATTTTAAGCGACACACATCTTCTGGAGCTACAG GGAAGGAACCTTGAGGGCTTACAAACAGAGGATATACGTGTTACACTAGATGACATAGACTGCCCTATGGTGGATGTAACACCGACATCGTTGAAGTGCGACCTGACAATTGCTATAGATCAATATCAGATTCTGGAGAGGGGTTTGGCACTAAGAACTAAG ATATCAATTGGAAATCTAGATATTTCTCTTGGATACGTGACCATTCAACACCAAG GAAAAGGGTTGGTCTATTCAAACGGAAGATAA